CATGCGGAAGATGCACGCCGGCGTTTCCGAATCCCACGCCGGCGTAGGACGCCGCGAGCTGCATCTTCTGTCGCGCCTCGTCGTCGTCGGGATTCTCCACGGCGCGGACGAAATACTTCGCGACCCAGCGCAGCGCTTCCAGCGACCAGACGTCGCTGATCGGATTGGACCCCTGGTAGGCGGGCCGCAGGACGGGCCGCTCCGGACGTGGGCGTTGGTGGAACGGGATCGCCGTGTAGGACTCGATGGCGTGGCTGAGGACGTCGAATCCGCTCGTCGCGGCGACCTGCGGCGGCATCGAGCGCGTATTCTCGGGGTCGAGGATGCCGAGCATGGGCTTCAGCCTGCGATGGGCGATGCCCGTCTTCGCGTGCAGCGGCGTGTAGTCGAAGATCGCCACGCCGGTGGTCTCGCTTCCGGTTCCCGCAGTGGTGGGAACGGCGATCAGCGGCTTGAGCGGCCCGGGAGCAGGCTTTCCCTTTCCGATGGGCGCGTTGACGTAGTCGAGAAAGTCGGCCGGATACGTGGAGTAGAGATTGGCCGCTTTCGCGGTATCGATGGTCGATCCGCCGCCCACGGCGACGAACGCGTCGAAGTCGCCCTGCGTGGCGAACTCGATCGCCTCGCGAAAGGAGACGTCGGTCGGCTCGACGTGGACGCGATCGAACAGCGAGTATCCGATCCGGTTGTCGCGCAGGCTCTCGACCACGGTGGCGACGGGCGCGAGCCGGGCGAGATTCGGATCGGTGAGGACCATCACCCGCTTCGCCTTCATCTCGGCGAGATCCATGCCGATCTCGCGCGTGACGCCGGCGCCGAATCGGATGCTGGAGGAAGCGAGCTCGAACGCGTATTCGGAAGCCATCCGTCCTCCTCAGGCTGGTTGGAGCGCGTCGTTGGAAGGACTGCCCGCGCGCCAGCCGAGCCAGATGACCGCGAGGGCCATCGCCACGAGCACCACCGCGATGCTGATGCGCGACAGCGTGCTGAAGAGTGTGAGCGTGCCGCTGGAGAGCCCGGTGAAGGCGAGTCCCACGACGGGAAGCACGGGAACGCCGCAACCGGCGAGCGTGCAGGGGCCCGTGGTCAGCCCCAGGATGCTGGTCATCGCGCCGGCGACGCCCGCAGGGCGAGCGGCCCTGGCGCCGACCCCGCAAGCTTCTCCTTGCCGCCGCCGATACGACCAGAGCGCGAAGTAGGTCCCGAAGATCAGGGAGGTGACGACGATGCGGGCGAGGGTGGGCACGTCGATGATGAAGCCCCAGTCGATGCCTTCGACCTTGTTGTCGGCGCTCACCCAGGCGATGGCCATGTTGGAGAGGAACGAAAGCTTCTTCGCCAGCGGCTCGTCGGACCGGAGATATTCGGGAAGGCGGGAGAGCCAGGGATTGAAGGTGAAGAAATCAAAAGGCCTGCGCGCGATGGAGAGGATCGCGACCGGCGCCGCGAGATTGAACACGGCCACCGCCGCGGTCACTCCCCAGACCACTTTCGCCCTGGACCGGAGCGCAGCGCCGATTCCGCGGAACGTTTGTCCGACTAAAGTCAGGCCTTTCCCCAACATCCAGAGCCCCTTTCGCGGAGGCGGAGGATACGTGACGGCCAGGCGATCGACAACCGGACGCCGTTGACTTTTTCAATGGCGGTGTGTTAGCGCGGCCAGTCATCTCCAGTCGCAGCTCCCTGATTTCAGGAGGCCATATGAAGGCGCGACCCACACGGCGGGATTTTCTCTCTCAACTCGGAGTCACCGCGGTAGCAGCGGTCGGAGGCTCGGCCGCCGGTCTGGGGATGGCGTCGATGGCCCACGCCCAGGAGAAGGCGAAGGGCACCATCCCCGACAAGCCGTTCAAGATCGGCCACATGACGTTCTTCACCGGCGCCGGAGCGGTGCTCGGCGAGCCCATGTACAAGGGCAACCTGCTCGCGGCCGACGAGATCAACGCGCAGGGAGGCCTGCTCGGGAAGAGGAAGATCGAGATCCTCAAGGCCGACGAGGCGGCCGGAACCGACGCGAACACCAAGGAGATGCGCCGGCTCAAGCTCTCCGAGAAGATCGACATGTTCATGGGGATCACCTCGAGCGGCAACACGCCCGCCCTCGGCCCCGTGGCGGAAGAGCTGAAGCTGCTCACCATCTTCGTCGATGGTTGCACCGACTTCCTCTTCGACAAGGCCGTCCCCAACCCGCGCTACATCTTCCGCATCACCAACATCCAGTCGGCGGACGGATCGACCTGCGCCCTGGGCGTCGCCATGACCTGGCCCGACGTGAAGAAGGTCGCGCACATCCATCCCGACTATTCATACGGGCGCAACTGCTTCGACCACTTCAGCATCGTCACCAAGAAGCTGCTTCCCCACGCGCAGAACGTCTCGGAAGCGTGGCCGAAGCTCTTCTCCACCGACTTCACCCCGCACATCACCAAGACGCTGGGGGCCAAGCCGGACCTGCTCGTCACCTCGCTCTGGGGCGGCGACTACGTCGCCTTCTACAAGCAGGCGCTGCAGCACGGGCTCTACAGCAAGATGAAGGTCGCCACGACGCTGGCGCTGGGGTCGGCGCCGCAGTCCATCGGAAAGGACCATCCGGAGGGCGTGCTCAGCGGCGTGCACGCGAACTACCACTTCAGCTATCCGGCCGGGAACCGGTGGCCGCTCAACAAGACCTTCGTCGAGAAGTACCACGCCAAGTTCAACGAGTACCCGAACTTCCAGGCGGAGGGCGCCTACACCGCGACCTACGCGCTGAAGACGGCCTTGGAGAAGGCGAACAAGCTGATGGGCGGATGGCCCGATGACGACGCGATCATCGGCCAGCTCGAGGGAATGATGATTCCCGGGCCGGGCGGCTACGTCTACATCCGCCCCGACAACCACCAGGGCTACAAGGACGCGATCACCGGCTTCAGCAAGAACACCCCGGACTATCCGTTCCCGATCCTCGACCCGGCCCGCATCATCACCATCCCGATCCGCAACATCACTGCGCCTCCGGGATGGCCGAAGGGCGAGCCGACGTCGACCTATACCTGGATCGACCAGACCTGGCCGACGGTGAAGACAGCCTGAACCGACGCAGGTGGACCTCCTCGTCATCCACCTGTTCAACGCGCTCCTCTACGCGTCGGTCCTGTTCCTCATCGCCGGCGGGTTGAGCCTGATCTACGGCGTAATGCGGATCGTGAACCTCGCGCACGGGAACCTCTTTGCCCTGGGCGCGTTCATCACCGCATCCGCGGTCGGGCAATGGTTCGCCGGCTCGACCTCGGCCTGGCTCTACCTGCTCCTTCCGCTCGGTGCTTTGGGGGCAGCAGCCCTCGGCGCGATCCTCGAGCCGACGTTGCTCCGGCCCTTCTACCGGCGGCCGGAGGAATACCAGCTGCTCGTCACGTTCGGCATCCTCATGATCCTCGAGGACGTCATGCGCTTCGTCTGGGGCCCCTATCCGGTCTCCGCGACGACGCTCTTCGAGAAGATGGGCAGCATGAACGTCGGGGACTGGATCTATCCCCGCTACAACCTGCTGGTGATCGCCGTCGGCGGCCTGGCCGCTCTTTTCCTCTGGGCGTTCATTTATCGCACCAACTTCGGCATCCTCCTCCGGGCCACCTCGCAGGACATGCGGCGGGCCTCGGCCCTCGGCGTCAATGTGAACCTCGTCTACGTCGAGGCCTTCACCATCGGCTGCTTCATGGCCGGCCTCGGCGGCGCCATCATCGTTCCCAGCCAGTCGGCGGTCCTGGGAATGGGCGTGGACGCGCTCGTGCTCTCCTTCATCGTCGTCGTCGTCGGAGGGCTGGG
The sequence above is a segment of the Deltaproteobacteria bacterium genome. Coding sequences within it:
- a CDS encoding twin-arginine translocation signal domain-containing protein codes for the protein MKARPTRRDFLSQLGVTAVAAVGGSAAGLGMASMAHAQEKAKGTIPDKPFKIGHMTFFTGAGAVLGEPMYKGNLLAADEINAQGGLLGKRKIEILKADEAAGTDANTKEMRRLKLSEKIDMFMGITSSGNTPALGPVAEELKLLTIFVDGCTDFLFDKAVPNPRYIFRITNIQSADGSTCALGVAMTWPDVKKVAHIHPDYSYGRNCFDHFSIVTKKLLPHAQNVSEAWPKLFSTDFTPHITKTLGAKPDLLVTSLWGGDYVAFYKQALQHGLYSKMKVATTLALGSAPQSIGKDHPEGVLSGVHANYHFSYPAGNRWPLNKTFVEKYHAKFNEYPNFQAEGAYTATYALKTALEKANKLMGGWPDDDAIIGQLEGMMIPGPGGYVYIRPDNHQGYKDAITGFSKNTPDYPFPILDPARIITIPIRNITAPPGWPKGEPTSTYTWIDQTWPTVKTA
- a CDS encoding iron-containing alcohol dehydrogenase produces the protein MASEYAFELASSSIRFGAGVTREIGMDLAEMKAKRVMVLTDPNLARLAPVATVVESLRDNRIGYSLFDRVHVEPTDVSFREAIEFATQGDFDAFVAVGGGSTIDTAKAANLYSTYPADFLDYVNAPIGKGKPAPGPLKPLIAVPTTAGTGSETTGVAIFDYTPLHAKTGIAHRRLKPMLGILDPENTRSMPPQVAATSGFDVLSHAIESYTAIPFHQRPRPERPVLRPAYQGSNPISDVWSLEALRWVAKYFVRAVENPDDDEARQKMQLAASYAGVGFGNAGVHLPHGMSYPVSGMVRDFRPEGFPGDHPIVPHGMSVILNAPAVFRFTAQACPDRHLVAAEILGADVSRAKPEDAGKILSDRLIAIMQRLSMPNGLRSVGYTKSDIPRLVEGTLPQARVTKLSPRPVSETDLAHLFADALEGW
- a CDS encoding branched-chain amino acid ABC transporter permease produces the protein MDLLVIHLFNALLYASVLFLIAGGLSLIYGVMRIVNLAHGNLFALGAFITASAVGQWFAGSTSAWLYLLLPLGALGAAALGAILEPTLLRPFYRRPEEYQLLVTFGILMILEDVMRFVWGPYPVSATTLFEKMGSMNVGDWIYPRYNLLVIAVGGLAALFLWAFIYRTNFGILLRATSQDMRRASALGVNVNLVYVEAFTIGCFMAGLGGAIIVPSQSAVLGMGVDALVLSFIVVVVGGLGSLEGALVGALIVGIIREIGISIFPEIELAVLYLIAAIVLLVRPAGLFGRAT